CCAACCAATCGGCATTATTGGATTTCGTGATCGCGAGGACATTCTCAGTAACATCCAATCATGATTGCTAGTTTTGCGATACAGCAATATAAAATGCTTATATCTGCGATCGcagagaagaacaaaaaaaaatgtatttgacaACTTAGCATATTCATTCTACACCCTACAGTGTCGCGTGCTGCGCAGCGCAGATACCGTGGTTTGCCCTCTTTCCGCTGTCAATCGCCTCCGCTGATTGGTCTCGGTTGGTGACGTACCTCCAGGGGCGTGGCGAGACGATGCAGCCTTTAGTAAGAGgggactggaggattggtggaagaaaagtagggaaacgacaaaacacggagacgtacaaaagtacagttcgcaatagggaatcAGAACATTTGGGCGTGGTaattcatagtttttttttcttttttcattgtttaacctaggtaggatattaggcagtatagtagcaagagcttggtggcgcaacccaccgccccgttccaaaggggacgctcataatatccatccagcCTGAGCGCACAAATATTGAGCACCTTTATGGGTGTATGGttcgtgccattgctgacacctAAGTCGAATGGCGTAAGATGCAATTTGGTAGAAATGAACATCGcgctattctttctttctttctttcttttttttttttgcaacgagaaTATAAAGCTACACGAGTTTGCAAAGAGCTATCACCTTTGTCAGATATTCCGGCACGCTCTCGGTGGTGAGAAATAATACAGCTttttcaacttcaccttccatccTATCGGGGAACGTCCGCGCTAGCAGTTATATATatacaataatgaaaaaaaaatatgggtcaAGAATCACATCCGGCGAGCGGtaacgacgttttttttttttcttttaaccaccatcttttctttttttcctgcaggGTACAATTCGTTTCCGACACGGAATGGTTACCAGTTCAGCAAAATTATCTCGAACGCGTGCCTGttctgcaaagcagcgcctagtacacaaCTACTGAGCTACTGCGAGGGAATTTCGCAGCTACTGCGAGGAATGCGAGGGAATTTCGCAGGCAGACAGCatacaccgaccgtctgagcgaggctgctcgcttggCTTGCACGTTTagccttcgcaacgactgcgtccaGTAAAGAAGCCGTATTTAATTACGGGTGACCTAAGAGTACAGTGTTACTCGTTTGGCAAAAATGAGTGCTCTTAGACGAGCTCGGGATGGATCGCAAGCACTTGAGGCCGCCGCGTCCGCCGAGCTAGGCCTATCGGTCATCTCGCGGGCTGTCAGTGGACATCGCGCCGTCGTAAAGTGTTTTGTCGTTAGCAGAGGCACAAATTTATCGGCAGCGTTCGCGTAACGTGAAGCAGTGTTGAGAAAAGTTGTATATATTGCGTTTCTGGACATGGATACGAAGTCTTCCGAGCATACAAATTGGGGCGCTGGATCCGGCCCGAATCGTTGTATACCGCAGCATGCTGCAGCTATAGAATCGGCGCACAAAGCTGCTAACTTCCTGATGTGACGCGGTTGtagcgtgcggcgtttagtctgaaaACGGGGCGGAGGCACTGGAGAAGATGATAACTGTCTCCATTCCCCTCTGGTCTAGTGAGATAAAAAatcgaagaacccggaaccgctgtcgtaCCACGCGACCGCGTACCttgtaacgatggcggcagctgccatgccgagataatcGCGCGAAGCCGGAGGGCATTGCGCGTGCGcaatggtgactagacgagcgggcaCGGTCCCtgcctgggctacgcaaataaaaTGACTGCTGAGTTCGAAGTATTGCAAGTTTTATAGAgatcaagagcaacaactgcactGCACACCGCGCTGTCGTACAATTGATTTCGCCAGCCGACAGGGGAAGAGGGACAGTTACCATCTTTGCCTTTGCATCCGCCCTGTTTTCAGTCTAAACGCctcacgcaacagccgcgtcacatcagggaggatctttgcgccgatcctaattAGCTCTCTCGCATGCGTAAatatgcgaacgacaattaagagttggagtcggatatctctgAGCACAGCCAGGTTAGAAGAATTCTTcgaactgatactgtgtagaagcACGACTGCCTCtgacttttcaatacaaacatatcCGCTTACTGCAgccaacaaaaagttaattattcaattttatttaatTGGCCTGCTGACAGCgctaattatcatctcactttgtgtcccccccgGCCACATACCTTATTTGCAAGGGTGGTCTTTGCGTGTCTCCCAGTGCCTAACGTTTAGGAAAAGCATAAAtgttaattttgaacacctggaaTATTCACCTCCTGCAAGCGCAGGTGTTTAGCCCctaaataaagataaagaaagtGTGTTTAACCCAGTGGGCGCGACACTAGGCACCTGAACTTACCACCACCGACGTTTTCCCTTTCAAATATATTTTGTTCtttacattaatttctttataggcattcgtcttacgtgacagacggacgaacgggtttcctcgttgggtcgGCATATATGAACGCTTGCACATTTAACATTGTAATCCTCTCGAATATGGCAAGTATTTCActaagctacaaaggaaacccacgtGGGTTCTTCAGAAATAACGTTCGCTTCGCACTTGAGGATAAATTTGtcttttagaaatggttttaggcaCACAAAAAATAAGATACGGACAACAGAATAATAGGTACGGACAGGCGCAAAGTTATCTTGGTCCGGGATATCGGACCCAAATCCCGCACCAGGCCGAAATTTCCCTTAACTGCGAAGTGTTCTTTCTGAAGAAACCCccatgggcttcctttgtagcttcacgCTACATTCGAGTGGGTGACAATTTTTCCGTTTCAATGATTCTTATGCCACTAAATAGCTGTACTCATCTCAGGAGAGTTTCAATTTTGCTACCTGTCGCAACATAAGAACAGCCGGTGCCAATATATTGGAGGCGCCCAGCCTCTCCTTGCATacatttaacaaaaaaaaaaaacattgcctaACAAATTATGCATTTCTACTTTCTCTAGCCTAATATAACAATATTTCTGTTACCAGCGTTCTATTTCACGGTTTTGCGTGACTGTTCTCGATGCGGtacttacactgtaaaataagttacacccttaaaagtgagaaagggtgtcaatatgtctataactcacacccttagggtgttatttaCGTAACGGAAACCCAAAGGATTTGAGTTAGAGACAGATTTACACCATTTTTCCCTTTTAAGGGTGCAAACTATTCTACAGCTCACCGTCGATGGGAGCATGGCAAGAGCCCTGGCAACTTATACGACGTTTGACGAGCGACGGTTGCTAGATACGTCAAGAAAAGGAGCGTTCGGGAAGGGGAGGGCTTCGACGAAGGTTCGTAACATTTACGCGGGATCTTTATGCCATTTCTTTCCgcattcgtcttttttttccTCCATTAGGCAGGCGGTATGAATTCCGTTCGCGTTGAGCCTAAACGGCTGAAGGAGGAATCAAACGAGGAAGCGGCGCCGGAAAGCATCACATCCACACGACATTCCTCGCCGAGGCGTTCGAAGTTGGCACCGCAGCACTTGCGTAGAATGGCGGGAAAACACGCGGATCTTGGTCGTCGCGCACGTGATCGTCCACTACGCTCGCGAGCGTCATCGGTGCGGATGAACAGGACAGCTGACGGCAGAGAGCCTTTAGTAATGACGCTTGTTTTCCTCGCGCAGTAACGGCGGATGCTGAGCGTCGACCGCTGTTTGGAATTGTATGCAGCAACGGTCTCCGACGGCGAGGGGAACGTCACGTAAATCACAGCCTTTGTGCAGAAAGTGAGAAGAAAGAAGGGTGAACATGAAGCCTagcaaggaggggggggggggggcaatgtctGTGCTATAGTGTTTGTTTAATATCACAAGAACGCTAGAAGAGTGCAAGTCTCGGAAAATATTTGAAGGCAATGTCGGCTTGTCGTTACAGCGGATTACTCTCTAATacgaaaaaacaaaagcgaagACAGCTTAAACCAGGCCAAACCATCGAAGTGGTGCGACATCGTAATGGCTGCAGAAATTCAAAAGTTCTAGACGTTGCTATAGGTACAAAAATATGTGTATATGCGCACAGGTATTAAGGCTATCGCGTTAAcatcggttatatatatatatatatatatatatatatcgccttgCTCGATGACACAGGAGTGAGTGAATAAaattttattgggtccagcaaaacgcgataaaacgcgcacccggctaatcccacgacgggactgacagatgtatatcctgccggcccgatcgcgggcgcgctggacggcccgGATTTGGTCCTCAAAAACGGGACTTctcaggagcgcgtcccactcttccttcgtGAACGTATAgagcccagcgacccgcactcccagagcatgcgaGGCAGAGTAgcagcctcaccacaggccacgcaagaacaattcgggtaAATCTCGGGACATGTGCTGTTAAGCGACGTCGGATTTGGGTTGGAGTTAGTTTGCAAGAAAGAGTCTGcacgtgaccgcctgcggcctgcttagcttggagtgatgCGGCGGGagaacccttctctctaagtaaaagaatttagttaGTGACttcattgtgcgtgataggagcgtctctgtgtccggggagcgagtcgcccgatccgagggcagcgcggtcggcaaagtcacgcgcagcctcgtgggcagactcgttgaggttcagaggaaccccctcaatcaccccgacgtgggcagggaaccaaaggatggagtgtaCGGAGCTGTCGCCAGGTTCGGCGCCTTTCataatttgaactacctgccgggctacccgacCTTTCTGAATGACAcacggtatatgcgggttatattgccagaTCATTCTATCACTAAACTTGCTCATACCTTGTCATACATTTCTGACAAAGTTATTCTTCGGAATTTTAAGAATGACAGTCCACAAACATAtgacatgaaacaaaacaccgacagcgcatgccttttattttAAGTCTTcccagacttaaatattaaaagtgcgaagcaatatcagaaacctgaaaattatgtgaTTTTTTTGTGGTGCCTGTGCACTACCTCGGGGATCggcgcacgcaagaggccgcgtttctaccagacaCCTATagcttcgtgcatagcgttcgccgtcagTGTTTCCGCGGTAAACACTAAGGTTGCATAATCTGCAGTTGCGGGGAACCGTGAGAAGCTCCAGTCAGGGATCCTTGAATGCTATcgccttccactcttaaaggcgaagctcaaacgtcctccatttctttttcttctttgccaGAAATTGTGACGAACTGTATACAAAGAATCACACCGCAACGAAATCATTTACGCTTTCTATATACACCACTCACGCAACGGAGGCTGCATGGCTGCCAGGATGTCCGAGCAATTGTGTTAAAAAACGCGGCAAACCATTTCCCAATATTCGTCGGTATACACTGCGTGTCCTaggcacaaaataaaaaaaaaatattgggcaGAATTTCCTCAGGGAGTTATCTGAATGATGCGTATAAGCATTTCATATAGCAACCACGTGGTGTTGAACGCTCGCACTCGACACTGCTGGTAATCGTAGCACTACTCGGCGGCTGCGGCCGTTTTGGCAACATTACGATAAATGCGACGGCGCTGCAGCGACCCCCAAAGCGTTTGCGGAAGGCGGCTCAACGTGAACTGACGATGCaggcaaactactgcaggtggccgCGCCAAGTGCGCTGATTACGTTCCGATCCGAAACTACGGCTGCCCCACAGTTCTGGCTTACTAAAGGTGTGCCCATGGTGCGTGCCTTTTCGCACACGTCACGTGGTCAGGTAGACGCGCTCGTGCAcctgctcgcgcattcgtcgtcgtcttcttccacagatggCGAAAAACACTGCTGCTGGCTCTCTCTCGAAAGCGATCGTCCTACGcgaaggacggacggacgaacggacagttttctcgttgggtataACCAtgaaaatgcttacgcatttaaaagccGTCTCGATCGCCACGACATTTCTTACGACCAAACACCCCACTCGTagcagcacaaaaaaaagaaaagaaaacaatgcgtCAGTCGCCACATTTCATAAAACAGAGCACCGTACATTTGGCGGTCTCGAAGGCACACCACATCCCGCCCGTTCTTGCCTTTGACATCCCCCCCCCTTCTTGTCCCGATCACTGCAGAAAGTCCGCCCACACTCCGACGAGCTCCGTTCCCGCTAGCTTCTCCTTCGTCATGTCCGACAGGACGCGGTGCTGTTGCTTCGAGAAGTACTCCCGGTAGCAGCCGACCTTCCCCTTCAAGACCTCCTCctccaggtcgctgcggccggcCACGGTGGCCTCGAGCCCCGTGTCCCTGGCCACCTGAGTGACCAGGTCCGCGTCGGTGCGTATGTCCAGGAAGTCCGCGATCAGCTTCACGCTGCCCAGCGGGTCCCTCCGCATCGTCTCGTagcacagcagcagcaccctGGGGTCGTCCTTGCGGTCGTACCAGGACAGGACGTGGTCGAAGTAGTCCCCGAACGCCACCTCTCCCCTGGTGAAGCACTCGAAGAAGTCGGCGAAGGTCCCTTCGTAGCTCTTGCCCAGGTGGACGTAGTTGGAGGCGCACACGTCGAAAGGGTTTCTCAGCACGACCACGTGCCTCGCCTCGGGACTGGCGGGGCTGAACGCGTACGGCAGGTGGTGCTTGACGAGTCGCGGAGCGCCTTGCCTCGCGCAAACGGTGTCGGCGTCGACGATCTCTATGCAGGGGAACTCCTTGGTCAGGAGCGTGTGGAAGTCCGGCAGGGGCGAACCCGGGTGGAGCAGGGACCAGATGATGTACTGGGCGCGCGTGGAGCAGGACCGGGGATAGGAGCCGACGAATATGTCTCCCGGCAGGGGTTTGAACCAGAGGACCTTGCGGATCTTCTCGCGGTCGAACTCGTTCTGTTGCAGCAGCAGTCCCTGGACGTTGAAGAGGCCCACCTTCTTGTAGGAGACGTCCGAGCGCCGGTCCTCGGGAGGCGGAGGGGAGTTACTGTGTTCGTCGGCCCTGGAAGTATAGTGTATACGTGCGAGAATGCTGTTTTCCAGAGACACTGAAAAGACCATAAAGGGtgggtatctttttttttttgaccgttAACAAAATTTACCGTAATCGCCCATGCCATGGATGTAGCCCAATCCTACATATTCAGCTAGATTAGTCTGCGCGGCAAACATTACTTAAACGTGAAATCAATCAATCTTCATTATTAGCGATAGAGCAGAAGCGATACATGTGGAATAATGAATCGAACCGTAATAGAGTGATTCTAAAAATTCTGCTAATTGCCTCTGAAACTAATTACATTACGACACATATCGCAATTTAAGAGCTGTATAACCGCTGAGTCCGCAATGCCTACTTTCGTGGAACTAATTCtgaggatgacatcagtttcaaGATATGCGTTTCCAAAGTATGCGACGAAGTGCATTAGTGTTTCGGCTATTTTTGAGCGGCAATGCACGAAACGGCATCTGGCTTAA
The sequence above is a segment of the Dermacentor variabilis isolate Ectoservices chromosome 7, ASM5094787v1, whole genome shotgun sequence genome. Coding sequences within it:
- the LOC142588136 gene encoding sulfotransferase 1B1-like, with protein sequence MPADEHSNSPPPPEDRRSDVSYKKVGLFNVQGLLLQQNEFDREKIRKVLWFKPLPGDIFVGSYPRSCSTRAQYIIWSLLHPGSPLPDFHTLLTKEFPCIEIVDADTVCARQGAPRLVKHHLPYAFSPASPEARHVVVLRNPFDVCASNYVHLGKSYEGTFADFFECFTRGEVAFGDYFDHVLSWYDRKDDPRVLLLCYETMRRDPLGSVKLIADFLDIRTDADLVTQVARDTGLEATVAGRSDLEEEVLKGKVGCYREYFSKQQHRVLSDMTKEKLAGTELVGVWADFLQ